From Coffea arabica cultivar ET-39 chromosome 10e, Coffea Arabica ET-39 HiFi, whole genome shotgun sequence, one genomic window encodes:
- the LOC113711088 gene encoding probable E3 ubiquitin-protein ligase ARI1 isoform X1, with product MGDYYNGSSDDEYYDRVCDDDGEDSVDGLQDPELETDFYCCSKGPSCMVIRKESLLAAQKEDLQRVMDLLSLKEHHARTLLIYYRWDVDRVFNVFADRGKEWLYSAAGLSVRSSEDLNSSQSSDEVTCQICFEDVHANESTIMDCGHCFCNNCWTEHFIVKINEGQSRRITCMAHECYAICDEENVRNLVSGRDPHVAEKFGRFLLESYIEDNKKVKWCPSVPHCGNAIRVECDEYCEVQCACGVQFCFSCSSEAHSPCSCLMWKLWTKKCQDESETVNWIKVNTKYCPKCYKPVEKNGGCNLVRCVCGQPFCWLCGGATGISHTWNSIEGHTCGRYKEDELENAERAKKQLWRYSHYYNQFKAHTDSLKLEATLQDRLQQKIVILEAKNLESRDFSWVTDGFNRLFRSRRILSYSYPFAYYMFGDELFKNAMTQKGREIKQNLFEDQQQQLQANIEKLSMVLEQPFADWEERDVLNTRLQIIALSTVTDSLCKKLYDCIESDLLAPLEEATHSIAPYRSMGVEKASEFP from the exons ATGGGGGATTATTACAATGGAAGCAGTGACGATGAGTACTATGATCGAGTTTGTGATGATGACGGAGAAGACTCTGTTGATGGGCTCCAAGACCCAGAACTCGAGACCGACTTTTATTGTTGCAGCAAAGGTCCCTCCTGTATG GTGATAAGAAAAGAGTCTCTTCTGGCTGCACAG AAAGAAGACTTGCAAAGAGTAATGGATTTGCTGTCCTTAAAGGAGCACCATGCGCGGACCTTACTGATTTATTACCGTTGGGACGTTGACAGAGTTTTTAATGTGTTTGCAGACAGAGGTAAAGAATGGTTATATTCAGCAGCAGGTTTATCAGTCAGGAGTAGCGAGGATCTTAACTCCTCTCAGTCTTCAGACGAAGTAACCTGTCAAATCTGCTTCGAGGATGTCCATGCTAATGAGTCCACGATAATGGATTGTGGCCATTGTTTTTGCAACAACT GTTGGACAGAGCATTTTATTGTGAAGATAAATGAGGGTCAGAGTAGACGGATTACATGCATGGCCCACGAGTGCTATGCAATTTGTGATGAAGAAAATGTTAGAAATCTAGTTAGTGGAAGAGATCCTCATGTTGCAGAAAAGTTTGGTCGGTTTCTTTTAGAGTCATATATTGAGGATAATAAGAAAGTAAAATGGTGCCCTAGCGTTCCTCATTGTGGAAATGCAATTCGTGTTGAGTGCGATGAATATTGTGAGGTTCAATGTGCTTGTGGTGTACAGTTCTGTTTCAGCTGCTCATCTGAAGCTCACTCGCCTTGTTCATGTCTGATGTGGAAGCTTTGGACGAAAAAGTGCCAGGATGAATCAGAGACGGTTAATTGGATTAAAGTGAATACAAAGTATTGCCCCAAATGTTATAAACCAGTGGAGAAGAATGGAGGATGCAACCTAGTACGTTGTGTGTGTGGACAACCATTTTG TTGGCTTTGTGGTGGAGCAACTGGCATAAGTCACACATGGAATAGCATTGAAGGTCATACTTGTGGCCGATATAAAGAAGACGAATTGGAGAATGCTGAGCGTGCGAAAAAGCAACTTTGGCGCTATTCTCACTATTATAATCAGTTCAAAGCCCACACAGACTCTTTGAAGCTTGAAGCTACCTTGCAGGACAGGTTACAACAAAAAATTGTGATCTTGGAAGCCAAGAACCTTGAATCAAGGGATTTTAGCTGGGTGACAGATGGATTCAATAGACTTTTCAGATCAAGGAGGATTCTCTCCTATTCTTATCCTTTTGCATATTACATGTTTGGTGATGAGCTATTCAAGAATGCAATGACACAGAAGGGAAGGGAAATAAAGCAGAACCTTTTCGAGGACCAGCAGCAGCAGCTTCAGGCTAACATTGAAAAACTTTCAATGGTTTTGGAACAGCCTTTTGCTGATTGGGAAGAAAGGGACGTCCTCAATACAAGACTGCAGATTATTGCTCTCTCCACTGTTACCGATAGCCTCTGCAAGAAATT GTACGATTGCATCGAGAGTGATTTATTGGCTCCTCTGGAGGAAGCAACTCACAGTATCGCTCCATATAGGTCTATGGGTGTGGAGAAAGCATCAGAATTTCCTTAA
- the LOC113711088 gene encoding probable E3 ubiquitin-protein ligase ARI1 isoform X2, which translates to MEAVTMSTMIEFVMMTEKTLLMGSKTQNSRPTFIVAAKVPPVIRKESLLAAQKEDLQRVMDLLSLKEHHARTLLIYYRWDVDRVFNVFADRGKEWLYSAAGLSVRSSEDLNSSQSSDEVTCQICFEDVHANESTIMDCGHCFCNNCWTEHFIVKINEGQSRRITCMAHECYAICDEENVRNLVSGRDPHVAEKFGRFLLESYIEDNKKVKWCPSVPHCGNAIRVECDEYCEVQCACGVQFCFSCSSEAHSPCSCLMWKLWTKKCQDESETVNWIKVNTKYCPKCYKPVEKNGGCNLVRCVCGQPFCWLCGGATGISHTWNSIEGHTCGRYKEDELENAERAKKQLWRYSHYYNQFKAHTDSLKLEATLQDRLQQKIVILEAKNLESRDFSWVTDGFNRLFRSRRILSYSYPFAYYMFGDELFKNAMTQKGREIKQNLFEDQQQQLQANIEKLSMVLEQPFADWEERDVLNTRLQIIALSTVTDSLCKKLYDCIESDLLAPLEEATHSIAPYRSMGVEKASEFP; encoded by the exons ATGGAAGCAGTGACGATGAGTACTATGATCGAGTTTGTGATGATGACGGAGAAGACTCTGTTGATGGGCTCCAAGACCCAGAACTCGAGACCGACTTTTATTGTTGCAGCAAAGGTCCCTCCT GTGATAAGAAAAGAGTCTCTTCTGGCTGCACAG AAAGAAGACTTGCAAAGAGTAATGGATTTGCTGTCCTTAAAGGAGCACCATGCGCGGACCTTACTGATTTATTACCGTTGGGACGTTGACAGAGTTTTTAATGTGTTTGCAGACAGAGGTAAAGAATGGTTATATTCAGCAGCAGGTTTATCAGTCAGGAGTAGCGAGGATCTTAACTCCTCTCAGTCTTCAGACGAAGTAACCTGTCAAATCTGCTTCGAGGATGTCCATGCTAATGAGTCCACGATAATGGATTGTGGCCATTGTTTTTGCAACAACT GTTGGACAGAGCATTTTATTGTGAAGATAAATGAGGGTCAGAGTAGACGGATTACATGCATGGCCCACGAGTGCTATGCAATTTGTGATGAAGAAAATGTTAGAAATCTAGTTAGTGGAAGAGATCCTCATGTTGCAGAAAAGTTTGGTCGGTTTCTTTTAGAGTCATATATTGAGGATAATAAGAAAGTAAAATGGTGCCCTAGCGTTCCTCATTGTGGAAATGCAATTCGTGTTGAGTGCGATGAATATTGTGAGGTTCAATGTGCTTGTGGTGTACAGTTCTGTTTCAGCTGCTCATCTGAAGCTCACTCGCCTTGTTCATGTCTGATGTGGAAGCTTTGGACGAAAAAGTGCCAGGATGAATCAGAGACGGTTAATTGGATTAAAGTGAATACAAAGTATTGCCCCAAATGTTATAAACCAGTGGAGAAGAATGGAGGATGCAACCTAGTACGTTGTGTGTGTGGACAACCATTTTG TTGGCTTTGTGGTGGAGCAACTGGCATAAGTCACACATGGAATAGCATTGAAGGTCATACTTGTGGCCGATATAAAGAAGACGAATTGGAGAATGCTGAGCGTGCGAAAAAGCAACTTTGGCGCTATTCTCACTATTATAATCAGTTCAAAGCCCACACAGACTCTTTGAAGCTTGAAGCTACCTTGCAGGACAGGTTACAACAAAAAATTGTGATCTTGGAAGCCAAGAACCTTGAATCAAGGGATTTTAGCTGGGTGACAGATGGATTCAATAGACTTTTCAGATCAAGGAGGATTCTCTCCTATTCTTATCCTTTTGCATATTACATGTTTGGTGATGAGCTATTCAAGAATGCAATGACACAGAAGGGAAGGGAAATAAAGCAGAACCTTTTCGAGGACCAGCAGCAGCAGCTTCAGGCTAACATTGAAAAACTTTCAATGGTTTTGGAACAGCCTTTTGCTGATTGGGAAGAAAGGGACGTCCTCAATACAAGACTGCAGATTATTGCTCTCTCCACTGTTACCGATAGCCTCTGCAAGAAATT GTACGATTGCATCGAGAGTGATTTATTGGCTCCTCTGGAGGAAGCAACTCACAGTATCGCTCCATATAGGTCTATGGGTGTGGAGAAAGCATCAGAATTTCCTTAA
- the LOC113711088 gene encoding probable E3 ubiquitin-protein ligase ARI1 isoform X3: MDLLSLKEHHARTLLIYYRWDVDRVFNVFADRGKEWLYSAAGLSVRSSEDLNSSQSSDEVTCQICFEDVHANESTIMDCGHCFCNNCWTEHFIVKINEGQSRRITCMAHECYAICDEENVRNLVSGRDPHVAEKFGRFLLESYIEDNKKVKWCPSVPHCGNAIRVECDEYCEVQCACGVQFCFSCSSEAHSPCSCLMWKLWTKKCQDESETVNWIKVNTKYCPKCYKPVEKNGGCNLVRCVCGQPFCWLCGGATGISHTWNSIEGHTCGRYKEDELENAERAKKQLWRYSHYYNQFKAHTDSLKLEATLQDRLQQKIVILEAKNLESRDFSWVTDGFNRLFRSRRILSYSYPFAYYMFGDELFKNAMTQKGREIKQNLFEDQQQQLQANIEKLSMVLEQPFADWEERDVLNTRLQIIALSTVTDSLCKKLYDCIESDLLAPLEEATHSIAPYRSMGVEKASEFP, encoded by the exons ATGGATTTGCTGTCCTTAAAGGAGCACCATGCGCGGACCTTACTGATTTATTACCGTTGGGACGTTGACAGAGTTTTTAATGTGTTTGCAGACAGAGGTAAAGAATGGTTATATTCAGCAGCAGGTTTATCAGTCAGGAGTAGCGAGGATCTTAACTCCTCTCAGTCTTCAGACGAAGTAACCTGTCAAATCTGCTTCGAGGATGTCCATGCTAATGAGTCCACGATAATGGATTGTGGCCATTGTTTTTGCAACAACT GTTGGACAGAGCATTTTATTGTGAAGATAAATGAGGGTCAGAGTAGACGGATTACATGCATGGCCCACGAGTGCTATGCAATTTGTGATGAAGAAAATGTTAGAAATCTAGTTAGTGGAAGAGATCCTCATGTTGCAGAAAAGTTTGGTCGGTTTCTTTTAGAGTCATATATTGAGGATAATAAGAAAGTAAAATGGTGCCCTAGCGTTCCTCATTGTGGAAATGCAATTCGTGTTGAGTGCGATGAATATTGTGAGGTTCAATGTGCTTGTGGTGTACAGTTCTGTTTCAGCTGCTCATCTGAAGCTCACTCGCCTTGTTCATGTCTGATGTGGAAGCTTTGGACGAAAAAGTGCCAGGATGAATCAGAGACGGTTAATTGGATTAAAGTGAATACAAAGTATTGCCCCAAATGTTATAAACCAGTGGAGAAGAATGGAGGATGCAACCTAGTACGTTGTGTGTGTGGACAACCATTTTG TTGGCTTTGTGGTGGAGCAACTGGCATAAGTCACACATGGAATAGCATTGAAGGTCATACTTGTGGCCGATATAAAGAAGACGAATTGGAGAATGCTGAGCGTGCGAAAAAGCAACTTTGGCGCTATTCTCACTATTATAATCAGTTCAAAGCCCACACAGACTCTTTGAAGCTTGAAGCTACCTTGCAGGACAGGTTACAACAAAAAATTGTGATCTTGGAAGCCAAGAACCTTGAATCAAGGGATTTTAGCTGGGTGACAGATGGATTCAATAGACTTTTCAGATCAAGGAGGATTCTCTCCTATTCTTATCCTTTTGCATATTACATGTTTGGTGATGAGCTATTCAAGAATGCAATGACACAGAAGGGAAGGGAAATAAAGCAGAACCTTTTCGAGGACCAGCAGCAGCAGCTTCAGGCTAACATTGAAAAACTTTCAATGGTTTTGGAACAGCCTTTTGCTGATTGGGAAGAAAGGGACGTCCTCAATACAAGACTGCAGATTATTGCTCTCTCCACTGTTACCGATAGCCTCTGCAAGAAATT GTACGATTGCATCGAGAGTGATTTATTGGCTCCTCTGGAGGAAGCAACTCACAGTATCGCTCCATATAGGTCTATGGGTGTGGAGAAAGCATCAGAATTTCCTTAA
- the LOC113711088 gene encoding probable E3 ubiquitin-protein ligase ARI2 isoform X4 yields MAHECYAICDEENVRNLVSGRDPHVAEKFGRFLLESYIEDNKKVKWCPSVPHCGNAIRVECDEYCEVQCACGVQFCFSCSSEAHSPCSCLMWKLWTKKCQDESETVNWIKVNTKYCPKCYKPVEKNGGCNLVRCVCGQPFCWLCGGATGISHTWNSIEGHTCGRYKEDELENAERAKKQLWRYSHYYNQFKAHTDSLKLEATLQDRLQQKIVILEAKNLESRDFSWVTDGFNRLFRSRRILSYSYPFAYYMFGDELFKNAMTQKGREIKQNLFEDQQQQLQANIEKLSMVLEQPFADWEERDVLNTRLQIIALSTVTDSLCKKLYDCIESDLLAPLEEATHSIAPYRSMGVEKASEFP; encoded by the exons ATGGCCCACGAGTGCTATGCAATTTGTGATGAAGAAAATGTTAGAAATCTAGTTAGTGGAAGAGATCCTCATGTTGCAGAAAAGTTTGGTCGGTTTCTTTTAGAGTCATATATTGAGGATAATAAGAAAGTAAAATGGTGCCCTAGCGTTCCTCATTGTGGAAATGCAATTCGTGTTGAGTGCGATGAATATTGTGAGGTTCAATGTGCTTGTGGTGTACAGTTCTGTTTCAGCTGCTCATCTGAAGCTCACTCGCCTTGTTCATGTCTGATGTGGAAGCTTTGGACGAAAAAGTGCCAGGATGAATCAGAGACGGTTAATTGGATTAAAGTGAATACAAAGTATTGCCCCAAATGTTATAAACCAGTGGAGAAGAATGGAGGATGCAACCTAGTACGTTGTGTGTGTGGACAACCATTTTG TTGGCTTTGTGGTGGAGCAACTGGCATAAGTCACACATGGAATAGCATTGAAGGTCATACTTGTGGCCGATATAAAGAAGACGAATTGGAGAATGCTGAGCGTGCGAAAAAGCAACTTTGGCGCTATTCTCACTATTATAATCAGTTCAAAGCCCACACAGACTCTTTGAAGCTTGAAGCTACCTTGCAGGACAGGTTACAACAAAAAATTGTGATCTTGGAAGCCAAGAACCTTGAATCAAGGGATTTTAGCTGGGTGACAGATGGATTCAATAGACTTTTCAGATCAAGGAGGATTCTCTCCTATTCTTATCCTTTTGCATATTACATGTTTGGTGATGAGCTATTCAAGAATGCAATGACACAGAAGGGAAGGGAAATAAAGCAGAACCTTTTCGAGGACCAGCAGCAGCAGCTTCAGGCTAACATTGAAAAACTTTCAATGGTTTTGGAACAGCCTTTTGCTGATTGGGAAGAAAGGGACGTCCTCAATACAAGACTGCAGATTATTGCTCTCTCCACTGTTACCGATAGCCTCTGCAAGAAATT GTACGATTGCATCGAGAGTGATTTATTGGCTCCTCTGGAGGAAGCAACTCACAGTATCGCTCCATATAGGTCTATGGGTGTGGAGAAAGCATCAGAATTTCCTTAA
- the LOC113710941 gene encoding probable hexosyltransferase MUCI70 has product MFNNSFSITVSDQSSDEHADKKLRARVRRKSKKFGFRGKTEFTRQVVRQVLKWWPFLLFLSAAALLIFEVSRIYGKSTSPPPPQTAQAQKKPDHPHFEKKEQGNLNRLDPTTRVVGGVRERCLKLLAPEELERLVFPQQRVSNSPIKKVVYITETDKTYGEGNFTKSQHGLDGTRFNLFTGYQTLDQRDQSFKVNKTATVHCGFYSEKGGFKISEEDELYMHECEVVVSTCAFGGGDDLYQPIGMSEQSLHKVCYVAFWDEITLAAQEAQGQKVGENHFIGKWRIIVVKDLPFRDQRLNGKIPKMLAHRLFPNSRYSIWVDSKSQFRRDPLGVLEALLWRSKSVLAISEHGARSSVYDEAKAVVKKNKATPEEVEVQLTQYRKDALPEDKRFNGKKALAEASIIVREHMTTTNLFMCLWFNEVVRFTSRDQLSFPYVLWRFKALKDINLFPVCTRKDLVNSMGHVRKAKLLTS; this is encoded by the exons ATGTTCAACAACAGCTTCTCGATCACCGTTTCCGACCAGTCTTCCGATGAGCACGCCGACAAAAAATTACGGGCTCGTGTCCGGAGGAagtccaagaaatttgggtttcGAGGCAAGACTGAATTCACTCGCCAAGTTGTGAGGCAGGTTCTCAAGTGGTGGCCTTTCCTGCTCTTCCTTTCTGCTGCAGCATTGCTCATTTTTGAAGTCTCCCGAATCTATGGAAAATCAACAAGTCCACCACCGCCTCAAACCGCCCAGGCCCAGAAGAAGCCGGACCACCCTCATTTTGAGAAGAAAGAGCAAGGGAACTTGAATCGTCTCGATCCCACCACCCGAGTCGTCGGTGGCGTTAGAGAAC GTTGTCTGAAGCTTCTGGCTCCTGAAGAACTTGAACGTTTGGTTTTTCCGCAACAAAGAGTATCTAATAGTCCCATTAAAAAAGTGGTATACATCACAGAGACTGATAAAACTTATGGAGAAGGGAACTTCACAAAGTCTCAGCATGGTCTGGACGGCACAAGATTTAATTTATTCACTGGATACCAAACTCTGGACCAGAGAGATCAAAGCTTTAAG GTGAACAAAACAGCAACAGTCCATTGTGGTTTCTACAGTGAGAAAGGGGGGTTTAAGATTTCTGAGGAAGATGAATTGTATATGCACGAGTGTGAAGTAGTGGTGTCTACCTGTGCATTTGGTGGCGGAGATGATCTATACCAACCAATAGGGATGTCAGAGCAGTCACTTCATAAG GTTTGTTATGTGGCTTTTTGGGATGAAATTACTCTTGCTGCACAAGAAGCTCAGGGTCAGAAAGTTGGTGAAAACCATTTTATTGGGAAGTGGCGGATTATAGTAGTTAAGGATCTACCTTTTCGAGACCAAAGGTTAAATGGCAAAATTCCCAAG ATGCTAGCCCACCGTCTCTTTCCAAACTCAAGATACTCAATTTGGGTGGATTCCAAGTCCCAGTTTAGGAGGGACCCTCTGGGAGTACTGGAAGCCCTTCTTTGGCGATCAAAGTCTGTACTTGCAATTTCAGAACATGGAGCACGCAGTAGTGTGTATGATGAGGCAAAGGCTGTTGTCAAGAAAAACAAAGCAACACCTGAAGAGGTTGAAGTACAATTAACTCAGTATCGCAAGGATGCACTACCAGAGGACAAGAGGTTCAATGGAAAGAAAG CTCTAGCTGAGGCTTCCATCATTGTGAGGGAGCACATGACAACAACTAACCTCTTCATGTGTCTCTGGTTTAATGAGGTGGTTCGCTTCACTTCCCGTGATCAGCTAAGCTTTCCATATGTTCTCTGGCGGTTCAAAGcattaaaggacattaatttgttCCCTGTATGCACTCGCAAAGATCTTGTTAATAGCATGGGCCATGTACGCAAGGCCAAGCTTTTGACAAGTTAA
- the LOC113712564 gene encoding dirigent protein 6-like codes for MLPRVIFCIAVSLAVIAVALLALFSPLPHTKPAKDSRPRLALSLYIQQPKIGGSNLHSVAPSDAGALVFHRTLTEGPENTSRVVGKAQGFIIPIEHFAHSAFNIIYLTFNSHKHSGSLSIQAKELANKEKKELMVVGGTGSFAFARGLAVFAQTDMQGSSHSDATYHVKLHLKFPNRSQTIPG; via the coding sequence ATGCTTCCAAGGGTCATATTCTGTATTGCGGTTTCTTTAGCTGTAATAGCAGTAGCACTCCTGGCATTGTTCTCTCCCTTACCGCATACAAAGCCGGCCAAGGACTCCAGGCCCCGGTTGGCCTTATCTCTGTACATTCAACAGCCCAAAATCGGTGGCTCAAATTTGCACTCAGTGGCCCCGTCAGATGCCGGAGCCTTGGTCTTTCATCGCACGCTCACAGAGGGACCTGAGAACACTTCCAGGGTGGTTGGAAAAGCTCAAGGCTTCATAATTCCCATTGAACATTTCGCCCATTCAGCGTTCAACATTATTTACCTCACGTTCAATTCCCACAAGCACTCTGGCAGCCTTAGCATTCAGGCCAAGGAGTTAGCCAACAAGGAGAAAAAGGAGCTGATGGTTGTTGGTGGAACAGgctcttttgcttttgctcgAGGCCTCGCCGTTTTTGCACAAACAGATATGCAGGGATCATCTCATTCAGACGCAACTTATCATGTAAAACTGCACTTGAAATTCCCTAATCGGTCCCAGACCATACCTGGATGA